Genomic DNA from Chloracidobacterium sp.:
CTGATCCAGCAGAACACCAGCTGGTTTTTCTTGGGTGTCGGCGTGGTCGTTGTCATTCTGAGCGTGCACTTCTTCACCCGCTGGTTTATTCGCCGGCGTATCCTGCACCATCCGAGTGACGCGCGGTCGGCGGAGGCCGCCGGCGTACCGCCCGATATTCGCGCTCAAGACGCTTGAGACAAAACCTCGCTTGCTTTTTGACGGATGAGCGTAGAGTAACCAGAGCTCGAAGTACAGGCGCGGCATGGGCAAGCGCTTTGCGAACAGGAGTGTTTTTCTTACCCCTATCCCCGAAGCGAATGGTTTAGTGTGTTGGACGCCGCACATCAAACAGTGTGCTGCGCCTGCTTTTGTTTGGGAAGTTCTTGGGTCGTTTTTTGCTGTAACACGGCTTGGCAGCGCATGAGCTACCCTGCGCCGTCTCTTTGACGCCGCTCCTTGACCGCTGGTAACGGCTCTCTGCCGAGCATATGTCAGCTTGTCCAATGCCCATCACCTATGCCGGTCATAGGATGCGGAAGCCGACTCCAATTATGAAGGGAAGAAGCCTGATTGGATGGCTGGTTTTCGGCTTGGCGACGACGCTGGCTCTGGTGGGGGAGTGGACGCCAGCTCGATCCGCCGCAACGCTGACGATCCCACCGCCGCCCGGCGTCCACCCGCTGACGGTCACGCCGTTGCGCTTGGCGTGGCGCTCGGAAAAGTCGGACGACCGGCCGCTGTGGCGTTCCGTCACACCATCGCCGAGAGAACAAGCCGCCTGCGCCGGTGTACGCGGGGGGACTTTTTTCGAACTTGACGACGCGGCGTTGCGCCGACGACTGGCGGGCGTTCCACCGGAAAACGCCTGCGCCGCCCGGAATTCGACACATGTCCTTGAGGTTCCAACGCCGGACGGAAAGTTCGCACGTTTTCGCCTTGTCGAGTCACCCGTGATGGAACCTGAACTGGCGGTCCGTTTCCCAGACATCAAGACCTACGCGGGGCAGGGGCTGGATGATCCAACTCAGACCATGCGCTGCGACCTGACGCCACAGGGTTTTCATGCGATCGTTCTCGGCGGGACGGATGTCGCTTTCACTGTTTTGCCGGTGACGCCGGGGCGGGCGCTCTACGCCGTGGCGTCCCCACGAACGGCGGACTTCGCCAGAGGTTTTCCATGTGAAGCGCTTCCAGCAGTGGCTGGGACGAAGCCAAGCGGCCCGGCCGGTGGAGCGGAAGCCATACCGGTTGGAAACCAGCTTCGGCGCTACCGCATCGCCATCGCCGCCACGGCGGAGTTTACCAACTCGCCCAATCTGGGCGGTGGTACGGTGGTCGGCGGGCTGGCCGCCGTGACGACGTGGCTCAATGCAGCGAACGCTATTTACGAGCGTGAACTTGCTGTCCGATTCGTTCTGGTCGCCAACAACGCCAACGTCATTTACACCGACCCGGCGACTGACCCCTACCCAAGCCCGAATGAAAGCATTGGGATGATGATCGGCGTACGAAACGACCTGCCGGCCAAAATCGGCGTGGACAACTACGACATCGGACACGTCCTTGGCGTCGGTATCGGCGGACGGGCTTTTATCGGCGTCGTTTGCAGCAATTCGCCCGACTTCGGCGGCGGCCCGGGCGCGATTAAGGGGGGCGGCGTCACGATGGTCAGCGCGACGGCTCCGGCGGGCAATGCCTTTGATCTAGGTGTGTTCTGCCACGAACTGGGTCATCAGTGCGGGGCGGATCATGCCTTCAACGGTACGACGCGCGACGGCTGCCGCCGTAACCGCAACCCTGCGACGGCGTGGGAAGTCGGCAGTGGCTCGACGATTATGGCGTACCCCGGCGTTTGTGAAGCTGACAACATTGTGACCAACTTCGACTTACGCTTCAACGCCGGGAGCTTAGGGCAAATGCTGACGTATCTTGCCGCTGGCGGCGGCGCGGATTGCGTCAGTTTGGCCGCGACGGGCAATACGCCGCCCGTGGTGAGCGTCGGCCCGCCGCTGACGATTCCGCGCAACACGCCGTTTCAGTTGACGGCGGCGGGAAGCGATGCGGACGGTGACGCGCTGACCTACACGTGGGAGCAGTGTGACGCCGCCGGCGATTTCATCAACCCGCCGTACGGCGACCAGCCGAATGATCCGCCAAGCACGACGCGCCCGCTGTTTCGGCACTATCCGCCGACGGCCTCGCCGACGCGCTTCTTTCCGAGTTTGCCGTACATCCTCAACCACGCGAATGCGCCGCCGCCGGTCATGAATGGTTTGCAAACAGGTGAAAACCTGCCGAGCGTGACACGCACCATGCGCTTTCGCGTCACGGCCCGCGACAACCGTGCGGGCGGGGGCGGGGTCACACAGGCGGAACTGACGGTCAATGTGGTCGGTACGGCCGGCCCCTTCCAAGTGAACAACATCGCCGGAGTATGGCCTGCCGGAAGTCAACAGACGGTGAGCTGGGCGGTCGCCGGGACGAATCAGCCGCCCATCAACTGTTCGGCCGTCAACATCGCGCTGTCGTACGACGGTGGAAACACGTTCGTCACGGTCGCAGCGGGCATTCCAAACACCGGGACGGCGACGATTACCGTGCCGCCTGAAGCGCCGACGACAGTGCGGGCGCGGCTCAAGGTTGAGGCGGCCAACGGCGCGGGCGTCACCGGCGGCGACGCCTTTTTCGACATTACCGACGCCGACTTTGCCATCAGCAACGTCGGTGGTTGTACGTTCAGCCTGACGCCGACATTGTTCAACGCGCCGGCGGGCGGCGCGAGCGGGACGGTCAGCGTAACGGCCGGCGCGGGCTGCGCGTGGACGGCGACGAGCAACGCGCCGTGGGTGACGATTACCAGCGGCGCGAGCGGGGTCGGCAACGGGACGGTCGCCTACACGGTCGCCGCCAATCCCGGCCCGGCGCGCAGCGGGACGCTGACGATTGCCGGACAGTCCTTCGCCGTCAATCAAGCGCGCGCCGACCGAGTTACGACCGTCGGGATGTTCCGTCCGGCGAACGGCTTCTTTTACCTGCGCTTCACGAATACGCCGGGCTTTGCCGACCGAGACTTTTTCTACGGGCTGGCGGATGACGCGCCTGTTATTGGCGATTGGAACGGCGACGGCGTGGAAACCATCGGCGTTTTTCGGCAGGGACAGTTTTTCCTTCGCAACAGCAACACGGCGGGCTTCGCCGACCTGCCCGTTATCGCCATCGCCGGAACGCAGCCGGGCGACATCCCGCTGGCGGGCGATTGGGACGGGGACGGGACGGCGACCGTCGGCTTATTCCGCAACGGGCTGTTTTTGCTCAGGAACAGCAACACGTCGGGCGCGCCGGATGTGGTCGTCACGTACGGCGGCGTCGGTGATGCACCGGTTGTCGGCGACTGGAACGGGGACGGTGTAGAAACCATCGGGGTTTTCCGGGCAGGACGGTTTTTCCTGCGCAACAGTAATTCGCCGGGTCTCCCAGACATCGAGGCGGCGTTTGGCGGGGCTGGAGACATCCCGCTGGCGGGCGATTGGGACGGCGACGGCCGCGATACGATTGGAGTGTTTCGCGTGACGGGCCAGAGCGCGCAGTTCTTTTTGAGCAACGCCAATGCGTCGGGACCGCTACCCGCGCCCATCAACTACGGGCTGGCGAGCGACCGTCCGGTCGTTGGGAAATGGCAGTAAGTGAAGCGGGCTTCTTGCGGTGGAAGCGCGCCGTTTGCCTTCCCTTGTTTTCCGGACTGTTAGGATACCGTCTGAGTTTTCAGTCTCATTGACGTTTTGACAGCCTTTGGCTGGATTGTTTCGTGCAGTCTATAGAGCTGCTTCTGAGGGCCACAGCTTGTCAAAGACAGTGAAGGGGTGTTCGCGTATTCGTTGAGTCAGGGCACAAGTCTTTGTTGGTTGGAAGTTGAGGTTGAGATATCCGAAAGAACGTTGGCGACTTCTAAGAAAACCTTGACCCAAAAGGCACTGACTATATTACCAATTCCCATAAAAACACTGACCACGCCGAATGCGGTAGCGCAACTAGGTGTTGTCGCCGGCTGGAGCAACACTTGAGGAGCGTCCCGACACCCTCAACCGCTGGTTGTGTGACAGAGAAGCGCAAAAGGATGCTCCGGGCGCGTACCTGAACACGCCGGCTTGGAAAGTGGTAGTCCACAGCAAGATAAGGTGGAGTGAGCAATGGCTAGGATGCGTTGGATGTTGTTGGTTGTTGTGGGCTGTGCTGTTTTGAGTTTGGCGGGACGCCAACTGATGGCTGCCGGCGGCGGGTCCCCGACCCAGGAAGTGGTCGGCTATTGGCGAAGTGAGGCTACACCCAATGATCCCAATGCTCGGCGGTTTGAACTCGACTTGGACGCTATGGCACGCCTCCTCTCAACGGCACCGCTTGAACGAAGCTACAGCCGCGCCGCTTTGTCGCCGGTGATCCTGGAAGTGCCAACGCCTTCAGGGACGATGGCGCGTTTCCGTGTAGCCGTATCTCCGATTTTAGAGCCGGAGCTGGCCGCACGTTTTCCTGAAATCCGGACATACGTCGGTCAAGGCGTGGAAGACCCTACCCAAACCATGCGGTGTGATGTGACGCCACAGGGGTTTCACGCCATAGTGCTGGGCGGTACGGAGGGCGCTTATACCGTGTTGCCCGAAGCGCCCAAGAGCCAATGGTACCGCGTTCAAGTCCTTCGAGCGGAAGACCTCAAAGAGTTTCGCTGCAACCCGATCCTACCACCCGAGTCCGAGCATCGGGAAAGTCAAGATATCTCGCAGGAAACTGTAAACTTCGGAAGCCAGTTACGACGCTATAGGATTGCTATTGCGGCAACGGGGGAGTTTACCAACGCGCCGAACTTAGGCGGTGGTACAGTAGCAGGCGCATTGGCTGCAATTGTGACTTATCTCAACGGGGCTAATGCAATTTATGAGCGTGACCTAGCGGTGCGCTTTGTGCTTGTCAACAACAACACAAGCGTCATTTATACCAATCCGGCAACTGACCCGTATCCCAGCCCAAACAATACAGAAATTAGCACGTTGGATGCTGTCAGAGAAGACTTGGAGAACAAGATTCGCGTGGAGAACTACGACATTGGTCATGTCCTAGGGGTTGGTGGGGGTGGGATAGCCAATATTGGTGTTGTGTGCCGCAACAACCCGCCTGACAGACCTCTCAAGGGCGGCGGGGTAACCTTGGTCAGCAGCTCACGGCCGCCAGCAAATACAAGTGACTTGTCAATATTTTGTCATGAACTGGGACACCAGTGCGCTGCTACACACACATTCAACGGCACACTAGGTTTTTGTACATCTAATCAGCGTTCGCCAGGAACGGCTTGGGAAGTCGGCAGTGGCTCAACCATCATGTCCTATGGTGGCTCATGTGGTTCAGACAATGTTGCTCCATACCCTGGGCATCAGCCCCTAAATTTTCATGCCGGCAGCATTACCCAAATGGATTCATACTTAAGTGGGACAACAGGTGGCATTTGTGTGAATCCTGTAGCAACCGGCAATACGCCGCCTACAGTCAATACCGTTCCTGCACTGACTATCCCACGTAACACACCTTTCCAACTTACGGCTGCTGGTAGCGATCCCGACGGCGACTCACTCACTTACACCTGGGAGCAACTTGACGCGGGCGGAAACACCTTTGTCAATCCACCATACGGTGACCAGCCGAACGACCCCTCAACCACAACGCGCCCCTTGTTCCGATCTTTTCCACCAACCACCTCACCAACGCGCATCTTTCCGAGCCTACAATTCATTCTCAACAACGCCAATGTCCCACCAGACTTTGTAGGAGATTTCCGAACGGGTGAGAATCTGCCAAGGGTAACCCGGCAGATGCGATTTCGTGTCACAGCACGCGACAACCGCGCTGGCGGGGGTGGGGTCAGGCAGGCAGACACAGTGGTCAGTGTTGCCGGGGGTGCTGGCCCCTTCACGGTTACGAACATCACGACACCGTGGACGCCGGGCAGTACGCGCACGGTCAGTTGGTCGGTCGCTGGCACGAATCAGTCGCCGGTAAACTGCACGCTGGTCAATATTCAGCTCTCGTATGATGGCGGCACGACGTTCACAACGATCGCCGCTAATGTCCCCAACACCGGTACGGCAACAGTCATCGTTCCGTCCAGTGCACCCCAGACAACGCAAGCGCGGGTGAGGGTGGAAGCAGCTAATGGGGTGGGTGTGGGAAGTGGCAATACATTTTTCGATATTACAGATACGAACTTTAGCATTACCCAGGGTAGTGGATGTAGCTACACGGCGACGGCGTCGCCGACGAGTTTTGCGGCTGGCGGCGGGACGGGACAGTTCACGATTGTAACCAGCGCGGGGTGTCCGTGGGCGATTACGGGCTTGCCGGGGTGGATCAGCGCCGCGCCGACGAGCGGGAGCGGGGGCGCGGTGGTGGACTTCACAGTGGCGGCGAACAGTGGGGCGGCGCGGACGGCGACGGTGACGGTCGCCGGGCAGGTCATCACCATCACGCAGGCGGCTGGGTGCAGCTACACGGCGACGGCGTCGCCGACGAGCTTTGCGGCGGTTGGGGGGACGGGACAGTTCACGATTGTGACGCAGGCAGGGTGTCCGTGGACGATTACGGGCTTGCCGGGGTGGATGACGGCCGCGCAGACGAGTGGGAGCGGGAGCGCGGTGGTGAACTTCACGGTTGCCGCCAATAGCGGGGCGGCGCGGACGGCGACGGTGACGGTCGCCGGGCAACCCATCACGATTACACAAGCCGGCAGTTTCAGCGGCAATTACGTGTTCACGTCAGGCGTGGGAACGATTCCAATAGGGGGACAGTTGGTGGCGGGGAGTCAGCAGGATGACGCGCTGGTGACGCTGACGGTGCCGTTTGGGTTTTCGGTGTATGAGACGAACGTCGCCGGTGGGGCGACATTGACGGCGGACACAAACGGGATTTTGCGGTTGGTGGGTGGAGGGGAGAGTTTGTTCAACAATCAGCCGCTGCCGGTGTCCGGGACGGGGAGCGCGCCTGCATTGTTTGTGTTCTGGGATGATATTGACCTGACGGCGCAGCAGGGCGGCAGGCCGCGGGGGATTTTCACACAGGTGACAGGGACCGCGCCGAACCGGCAGTGGATCGTGGAGTGGCGCGGGGTGCGGTTTGGGACAAATGAGGAGATTCACGTAGC
This window encodes:
- a CDS encoding M12 family metallo-peptidase, with the translated sequence MARMRWMLLVVVGCAVLSLAGRQLMAAGGGSPTQEVVGYWRSEATPNDPNARRFELDLDAMARLLSTAPLERSYSRAALSPVILEVPTPSGTMARFRVAVSPILEPELAARFPEIRTYVGQGVEDPTQTMRCDVTPQGFHAIVLGGTEGAYTVLPEAPKSQWYRVQVLRAEDLKEFRCNPILPPESEHRESQDISQETVNFGSQLRRYRIAIAATGEFTNAPNLGGGTVAGALAAIVTYLNGANAIYERDLAVRFVLVNNNTSVIYTNPATDPYPSPNNTEISTLDAVREDLENKIRVENYDIGHVLGVGGGGIANIGVVCRNNPPDRPLKGGGVTLVSSSRPPANTSDLSIFCHELGHQCAATHTFNGTLGFCTSNQRSPGTAWEVGSGSTIMSYGGSCGSDNVAPYPGHQPLNFHAGSITQMDSYLSGTTGGICVNPVATGNTPPTVNTVPALTIPRNTPFQLTAAGSDPDGDSLTYTWEQLDAGGNTFVNPPYGDQPNDPSTTTRPLFRSFPPTTSPTRIFPSLQFILNNANVPPDFVGDFRTGENLPRVTRQMRFRVTARDNRAGGGGVRQADTVVSVAGGAGPFTVTNITTPWTPGSTRTVSWSVAGTNQSPVNCTLVNIQLSYDGGTTFTTIAANVPNTGTATVIVPSSAPQTTQARVRVEAANGVGVGSGNTFFDITDTNFSITQGSGCSYTATASPTSFAAGGGTGQFTIVTSAGCPWAITGLPGWISAAPTSGSGGAVVDFTVAANSGAARTATVTVAGQVITITQAAGCSYTATASPTSFAAVGGTGQFTIVTQAGCPWTITGLPGWMTAAQTSGSGSAVVNFTVAANSGAARTATVTVAGQPITITQAGSFSGNYVFTSGVGTIPIGGQLVAGSQQDDALVTLTVPFGFSVYETNVAGGATLTADTNGILRLVGGGESLFNNQPLPVSGTGSAPALFVFWDDIDLTAQQGGRPRGIFTQVTGTAPNRQWIVEWRGVRFGTNEEIHVAVVLREGSNRFEYRYAQTGPGNGNSATVGVQAAESGNRFTQFSFNQGVITAGLRLEAQLPTAPCDYTATASPTSFAAGGGTGQFTITTGAGCPWTITGLPGWITAAQTSGSGSVVVDFTVAANSGAARSATVTVAGQPITITQAAGCSYTATASPTSFGAGGGTGQFTITTGTGCPWIITGLPPWILASVTSGSGSAVVDFTVANNGGVARSATVTVAGQSITINQSGACTFGIAPTSVNAPAGGGGGVVSVTTGMGCTWTATSNMPWAAITFGASGSGNGTVGYAISANTGSARSGTLTIAGQTFVINQAAAGTGCDFSITPLTLNVPGDVVPSATLTVTTSPNCPWEATVRNIDAPWIKLISAQLASGQVVTPRMVGQLGDVNRRLAISAAGSATLTFAVGRNPRATPRTGTFFVAGQVVTVTQAGSAGTGAPIGSTMAMFRPSNGYMYLKNRLISDFADQDFFYGLAGDVPLAGDWDGDGIDTPGIYRNVNGAMTFFLINNNTGGFADVSFAFGGVGDIPLAGDWDGNGTVTVGVYRPSAQTFFLRNALAAGNPDVTVVIAGAQATDVPVAGRWTAGSGVTGLGLYRPSTGQFLLKNANTSGAPDVTFTLTTTGTFVAAVVGDWTRQGFATVGVVVNLGGTIQFQLRTSNTSGPPEIRVNYGVPGDVPLIGNWDGQPKPPPVSVAP
- a CDS encoding M12 family metallo-peptidase, giving the protein MKGRSLIGWLVFGLATTLALVGEWTPARSAATLTIPPPPGVHPLTVTPLRLAWRSEKSDDRPLWRSVTPSPREQAACAGVRGGTFFELDDAALRRRLAGVPPENACAARNSTHVLEVPTPDGKFARFRLVESPVMEPELAVRFPDIKTYAGQGLDDPTQTMRCDLTPQGFHAIVLGGTDVAFTVLPVTPGRALYAVASPRTADFARGFPCEALPAVAGTKPSGPAGGAEAIPVGNQLRRYRIAIAATAEFTNSPNLGGGTVVGGLAAVTTWLNAANAIYERELAVRFVLVANNANVIYTDPATDPYPSPNESIGMMIGVRNDLPAKIGVDNYDIGHVLGVGIGGRAFIGVVCSNSPDFGGGPGAIKGGGVTMVSATAPAGNAFDLGVFCHELGHQCGADHAFNGTTRDGCRRNRNPATAWEVGSGSTIMAYPGVCEADNIVTNFDLRFNAGSLGQMLTYLAAGGGADCVSLAATGNTPPVVSVGPPLTIPRNTPFQLTAAGSDADGDALTYTWEQCDAAGDFINPPYGDQPNDPPSTTRPLFRHYPPTASPTRFFPSLPYILNHANAPPPVMNGLQTGENLPSVTRTMRFRVTARDNRAGGGGVTQAELTVNVVGTAGPFQVNNIAGVWPAGSQQTVSWAVAGTNQPPINCSAVNIALSYDGGNTFVTVAAGIPNTGTATITVPPEAPTTVRARLKVEAANGAGVTGGDAFFDITDADFAISNVGGCTFSLTPTLFNAPAGGASGTVSVTAGAGCAWTATSNAPWVTITSGASGVGNGTVAYTVAANPGPARSGTLTIAGQSFAVNQARADRVTTVGMFRPANGFFYLRFTNTPGFADRDFFYGLADDAPVIGDWNGDGVETIGVFRQGQFFLRNSNTAGFADLPVIAIAGTQPGDIPLAGDWDGDGTATVGLFRNGLFLLRNSNTSGAPDVVVTYGGVGDAPVVGDWNGDGVETIGVFRAGRFFLRNSNSPGLPDIEAAFGGAGDIPLAGDWDGDGRDTIGVFRVTGQSAQFFLSNANASGPLPAPINYGLASDRPVVGKWQ